The genomic region GCCATGGCTTCAACGACATCTGATACGGCCAAGACTCTCGCTTCAAGGATAATATTCTCACCCGAAAGCCCACCTGGATATCCGGAACCGTCCATCATTTCGTGATGCTGAAGCACAGCCTGGGCGACGGGCCAAGGGAAGTCTATTCCTTTCACAATACTGTGACCGATAGTCGGATGGGCCTTGATAAGATTGAACTCTGCATCAGATATTTCACCAGGCTTGCTCAGGATTTCAGATGG from Dehalococcoidia bacterium harbors:
- a CDS encoding HD domain-containing protein, with amino-acid sequence PSEILSKPGEISDAEFNLIKAHPTIGHSIVKGIDFPWPVAQAVLQHHEMMDGSGYPGGLSGENIILEARVLAVSDVVEAMASHRPYRPALGMERALKQISEKRGVLYDSRVVDACLRVFAAGFEL